The genomic DNA GGAACCTAACGTCCCCAAAATAACAACGTATAAGCTGTGCCACAGTTCATCTGCGAAAAAGAACCATGCATCGAAAGGTCGTTCAACCAGCGCCGTATAGCGTGAGATGAGGATACCGTCGCCCATCATCTTAATAAACCACGGCAAAAGCCAGCCGGACTGCCAAGTCGCAAGAAAAAGTATCTGGCTTGCCAGAACGGAAATATTCGTCAGGTAGATAAGTATCAGAGCCCATTTGAAATTGCTATTGACGAAAGGGAGACGGAAGTATGAAGCACCTTTTGATGCAAACCGGAGACGTTGCATTATGAATGATTGCCAGTCAGGTGGAGGGGTACTTGTCACTTCCGCCGCTTTGGAAGTAGCGAATGCCAGGTGCCAGCCCCGGCTGGAAATCTTGTGCATCATGAGATCATCATCGCCTGAAAAGAACGACTCAATCTCATCGTATCCGCCCACGTGTTCGTAGGTTGACCGCCTGACAGCCAAATTTCTACCGCTAAGCGTCAACGGTAGATTTTGTGCAAGGCCGCCCGCCGCCAAAGCATCCAGCCCGATGGAATCCATCAGCAGCATTCTGTTCCATAGTATCTCATTGCTAACCAGAGATGCGGGTCCCGCCGCCATTCCCAGATTCTCATTGGTGAAGAGGGAACTGATTGATCTCGCCCATCCGGGTGACATAACGCAGTCGGCATCGGTAAAGAGAAGTAACTCTCCGGAAGACTCTTGTATACCTCTTGCCAGTGCCCATTTCTTGGGAGACCAGGTTTCTGGTGTATTGTCTACAAACAGCTGTCTGATACGCGAATCGGTGAATACCGCTTGATCGATGATTTCACCCGTTGAATCAATGGAGCCGTCATTGACGATGACTATTTCGATTTTTTCATTCGGGTAATCCTGAGCTTGCAGGTGCTCAAGAAGTTGACCAATATGTTGCTCCTCATTACGTGCCGCCACAATAATGGAGAGGTTGGGAAGATCTGTATCTTTCCGGTCGTTTCCATTTGATACAGTTTTAAGGCCGTTTCTGAGCCAGGTGAGAAAAAGAAAGTATGTGAAAGCGAGAAGCGAAAGGATAGCGATCATTTCTGGCGCCCTCCCCATCCAGTTGGAATCGGCAACAGGGTAACAATCCCCATCACCACGACGTATGGGATCTGGGAAAAGAACCATATGGGGAAGGACCGCCGCATATCAAATCTTTCAAAGAGTGAGGTCGTTCTGAGCATAAGAAGACCTTCGACAATAAACTTTAAACCCAAAGCGAGTATGAAAGGAAAGAACCATTTCAGTGAGAACAGCAGACTAGCGGCCAGTAAAAGAATAAGAAGATTGGCGAGGAAAGTAACAATAATGACGAAGAAGAAAAACATGTCAGTTTGCCTGACGGAAAGGGAATCAGCCGCCCATCTGATGCGCTGAGAGATAAATGGCCGCAGATTGGGTAACGGCGGCGTGCTGACATAACTGGCGCGGTCGAATGCGGTAGTGATAGTCCACTCTTTGTGCTGCTTGATATTCTGTAAGAGGAGATTATCATCACCTCCGGCAGCATCAGCGAAAGAAGAAAAGCCGCCAGCTTGTTCAAAAACTTCTTTGCGGTAGGCGAGATTCTGGCCTGTGCAGGCAAAGGGAAACCCGAGCGATGCTGTACCACGGGCGGCGCCCATTAACAGGAGAAAATCCAGCGCCTCTATCTGCTGCATAGCGGTCTCCGGGTGATCGATCTCCGCATGTCCAATAACCAGCCCGGTGTCAGGCGTGAAACAGGAGACCATCGATTCAATCCACTGACTGGAGATGTGACAGTCCGCATCGGTCAACAGAATGATTTCGCCTCTGGCGCTGCGGATGCCGATGTCGAGGGGACGCTTCTTGTTTCTTAAAGGTGATGCCGATCCTTCTGTTGAGAGGAAGTGTACGTTATCGTACTTCTCCATAAAGGCGTGAGTAACGTTTGGCGTGATATCTGTCGATTCATCATCGACGACGATCACTTCGTATTTTTCTTTGGGATATGTCTGATGAACAACTTCTCTCAGGATACGGTGAATGTGATCCCTCTCATTTTTTGCCGGGAGAACTACGGTGATGAAAGGCTGGGTGCTGGAATGATTCTTCTCTTCCAGAAAGAGGCCAATAAGGAAGAATGAGACGGCTAAGAAGTAGAGTCCAATGACCGCATAGAAGAGAGTGATGAACAAAGTTCTACTCTAGATACTGGAGAACAGTGACGCGGCGATAAGGAAATAGACAAGGATTCCAAGCACATCTATTGATGTTGTTACAAAAGGTCCCGAGGCAATAGCTGGATCGACATCGAGTTTTCTCAACACTATAGGTACGAGGGTACCGATTGATGTGGCAATCACCATAGATGCGCAGATGGCCAGCCCCACTACCAGTCCAAGTCTCGGCGGGGCGTCAATGAATTTCATAGACGCCACGGCTCCCAGCAGGATGCCGTAGAAGATTCCCAGCACAAGGCCGACGCGCATCTCTTTCCAGATCACTTTACCCATCTGCATCAGCTGTACTCGCCCTGTGGCGAAACCTCTGACAATGATAGTGGAAGACTGTGTCCCCACATTACCTCCCATACCGACGATAACAGGGATGAAAGCTGCTAGTGCGATGATACTTTGTAGTACCGTTTCGAATAGTCCGATGATGTAGACGGCAATCGTACCACCGATCCAGCTTGCGAAGAGCCACGGCAGGCGCAGCTTCACATTCTCGAATGTTGATTTCATAAGGATTTCCCGGTCTCTGCCGATCCCGGCCATCTGTAGAAAATCTTCTGTCGCCTCTTCGCGAATAACATCAACTACGTCATCCACCGTTACGATGCCAAGCAGAACACCACTGCTGTCTATTACCGGGATTGCCAGCAGATTGTAGCGTGACACCTGACGAGCTACCTCTTCCTGATCAGTCTCTGGCGTCACTGAAACCACGTCTTTTACCATTATGGTCTTGAGTTCCGTCAGCGGCGAAACTGTAACAAGATCACGGAGTGAGACGACTCCGGTGAGTCGCTTGGCTTCATCAGTGATGTAGAGGTAGAAGACCATCTCCGCCTCTTCAGATGATTGAATAGATTTGATGGCTTCTCCGGCCTGAGTGCTCTCCGGCAGAGAGAATACGTCCACCGACATTATACCCCCAGCAGTATCCTCGGGGTAGGCCATCAGTTCCTCCAGCTCTTCCGATTCTTCTTTTCTCAGCGTTTCGAGGATTGCGTTGGCTTTCTCTTCGGGAAGCAGATTCAGAATGTCGGCGGTATCGTCCGAACCAACTTCTTCCAGTAACTGTGCCACCTCCTGTGCATCGAGCGGTTGGAGCAGTGTTTCGATGACAGTGCTGTCCAGTTCACTCAAGAACTCGCCAATACGGTCTGTCTGTCTGATCAGGTTGAAGATAGAGATGCGCTCAATATCCGTGAACTGACGGAAAAGGAGGGCGAGGTCAGCCGGGTGTGTCTTATTGATTAGTTTCAGCAGATTAGCTTTGGCCCGCCGCCGGCTGAGCCGTCGGAATGTATCCAGCAGCACAGCCACCTCCGTCTGAAGCATAGGTGTTCTTTTCACTGTTTCAACTGTTGCCATTGGTCCTGTCAGATCACCTCTTTTTCAACTGCTTCATAGTTGATTGCCGGAAGATGTGCCATGTTCCTGAATCCGATGTACGTGAGGGCCGCGCCCCCAGTGAGGATAAAGGGGGAGACATGACCCCGCCAGACGTACCACGATTCGAAATACTCACCCCAGTTTACGAACAGAAAGGCGAGACCGTTGTTGAGTCCGTGCAGGATCATGCTGGGAAAAACAGAATTGCTCCTCCATGCTAGATAGCCCATAACCAGTGCAAGAAGGTATATCTGTATTACCCAAGAGGGGCTCATGTGAATGAAAGCGAAGAAGAGGCTGGTGATCAGGACCGCACGGGTGACATCCTTCCAATACTTCTCCAGCACGTTCTGCAAGAATCCGCGAAAGAGGATCTCTTCTGTAACCGCCGCCACAACGACCGATCCGCAAAAGAGCAGCAGCAGCGATAAAAGGTCGTCGCCACGCAGAAATCCGAGGAATTGCTCTGTCCAGTCGGGCGTTGGTAAGAAGCGGACCAGCAGTCGATCCAGTTCATCCGTCCAGACGACCACACCCAGAGAGACAATCGTGCTGAGACCGAGCATACGACGCGGTACGCGGTTCAGACGAAGGGCACTGCGAACGTCGTTCGTTCTTCTGCTGATGAAGATGAGAAGAGGTAATATGAGGAGGAATTCGCCCAGGATCAGGACGCCCGGCCAGAATGATAAATCTGCAGAACTATCCTGAAGGAGCAGTATGACAACAGATGTCAACAGTGTCGACAGAAGAAGCGACAGGATGACGATCCCGAATGCTGTGCGGGGAGTGAACGGATTGTTCATCTGGTTCTGACTCCTGTGTCATACTTAACGGTTTCCCGGTCATGGTTCTGGCGAAGTTACAGAATCCAATTGCGAAAACCAAATAATGAGCCGAGTGAGGAGTCACCCGTTTCCCGAACATCTGGCAAATTGGTAAATCACTGCCCTTTTTCGCATTTCGGATAGGTTGTTGTAAATTGACAAATGCTGTTTATGCAAAGGTTGAGTCGCATGACGATCTCAAAAATCACTATTGTTTGTCTGTTAACCCTCGTATTGGCCACTCCCGGTGTCTGTGAAAAAGTGGTTCTGACAGGTTCGGTATATGACGTTAATACACACAGGGAGATCGGCGGGGTTAATATCTATATCAAGA from Candidatus Neomarinimicrobiota bacterium includes the following:
- a CDS encoding glycosyltransferase, whose amino-acid sequence is MIAILSLLAFTYFLFLTWLRNGLKTVSNGNDRKDTDLPNLSIIVAARNEEQHIGQLLEHLQAQDYPNEKIEIVIVNDGSIDSTGEIIDQAVFTDSRIRQLFVDNTPETWSPKKWALARGIQESSGELLLFTDADCVMSPGWARSISSLFTNENLGMAAGPASLVSNEILWNRMLLMDSIGLDALAAGGLAQNLPLTLSGRNLAVRRSTYEHVGGYDEIESFFSGDDDLMMHKISSRGWHLAFATSKAAEVTSTPPPDWQSFIMQRLRFASKGASYFRLPFVNSNFKWALILIYLTNISVLASQILFLATWQSGWLLPWFIKMMGDGILISRYTALVERPFDAWFFFADELWHSLYVVILGTLGSFVPLSWKGRKQKSTVSHQINL
- a CDS encoding glycosyltransferase, which encodes MFITLFYAVIGLYFLAVSFFLIGLFLEEKNHSSTQPFITVVLPAKNERDHIHRILREVVHQTYPKEKYEVIVVDDESTDITPNVTHAFMEKYDNVHFLSTEGSASPLRNKKRPLDIGIRSARGEIILLTDADCHISSQWIESMVSCFTPDTGLVIGHAEIDHPETAMQQIEALDFLLLMGAARGTASLGFPFACTGQNLAYRKEVFEQAGGFSSFADAAGGDDNLLLQNIKQHKEWTITTAFDRASYVSTPPLPNLRPFISQRIRWAADSLSVRQTDMFFFFVIIVTFLANLLILLLAASLLFSLKWFFPFILALGLKFIVEGLLMLRTTSLFERFDMRRSFPIWFFSQIPYVVVMGIVTLLPIPTGWGGRQK
- the mgtE gene encoding magnesium transporter, with amino-acid sequence MATVETVKRTPMLQTEVAVLLDTFRRLSRRRAKANLLKLINKTHPADLALLFRQFTDIERISIFNLIRQTDRIGEFLSELDSTVIETLLQPLDAQEVAQLLEEVGSDDTADILNLLPEEKANAILETLRKEESEELEELMAYPEDTAGGIMSVDVFSLPESTQAGEAIKSIQSSEEAEMVFYLYITDEAKRLTGVVSLRDLVTVSPLTELKTIMVKDVVSVTPETDQEEVARQVSRYNLLAIPVIDSSGVLLGIVTVDDVVDVIREEATEDFLQMAGIGRDREILMKSTFENVKLRLPWLFASWIGGTIAVYIIGLFETVLQSIIALAAFIPVIVGMGGNVGTQSSTIIVRGFATGRVQLMQMGKVIWKEMRVGLVLGIFYGILLGAVASMKFIDAPPRLGLVVGLAICASMVIATSIGTLVPIVLRKLDVDPAIASGPFVTTSIDVLGILVYFLIAASLFSSI
- a CDS encoding CPBP family intramembrane metalloprotease, which translates into the protein MNNPFTPRTAFGIVILSLLLSTLLTSVVILLLQDSSADLSFWPGVLILGEFLLILPLLIFISRRTNDVRSALRLNRVPRRMLGLSTIVSLGVVVWTDELDRLLVRFLPTPDWTEQFLGFLRGDDLLSLLLLFCGSVVVAAVTEEILFRGFLQNVLEKYWKDVTRAVLITSLFFAFIHMSPSWVIQIYLLALVMGYLAWRSNSVFPSMILHGLNNGLAFLFVNWGEYFESWYVWRGHVSPFILTGGAALTYIGFRNMAHLPAINYEAVEKEVI